The following coding sequences lie in one Cherax quadricarinatus isolate ZL_2023a chromosome 6, ASM3850222v1, whole genome shotgun sequence genomic window:
- the LOC128692587 gene encoding WD repeat-containing protein 89: MPQLNRAEKAPSAESSNVGTPVETEVAAFFSTKYESVTSISLSKTEYCLHLAHDASWENLAAAVSDNSVTILKRETLQNMSSFEPHEKCITGLRFTPSSNNQLWTSSTDGLVKMWDIRSNKCEKEFIGKTKNSSVLKPVTCFDMSYNERILCAGTELVESEAFLLFWDIRSDKVLGSYWECHTDDITQVKFNPSQEDTMATAATDGLINVFDISQKTEGDALTYCMNAEVTVGKLSWLSKNGRHERLSGITDIESLQYWDIREAAPLYKYSRGEVCNAMKSLTPDECYLASVHMSGDGDNPVVLTGICTEEANNHLCTLKLDTHTGQLKPHGYFISKQHLLMTRAALYHVGADSFVTAGECGIVRVWRPGSTECVGKTSLTKLTKNQRSKPY; encoded by the coding sequence AAAAAGCTCCGTCTGCTGAGTCATCAAATGTGGGCACACCCGTAGAAACTGAGGTTGCAGCATTCTTCTCCACCAAGTATGAATCTGTGACAAGCATATCACTCTCTAAGACAGAATATTGCTTACACTTGGCTCATGATGCTAGCTGGGAGAATTTAGCTGCTGCAGTGTCAGATAATTCTGTGACAATACTGAAGAGAGAAACACTTCAAAATATGTCTAGTTTTGAGCCTCATGAAAAATGTATCACTGGGTTAAGATTCACTCCTAGCAGCAATAATCAACTTTGGACCAGCAGTACTGATGGCTTGGTGAAAATGTGGGATATTAGGTCTAATAAGTGTGAAAAAGAATTTATAGGAAAGACTAAAAATTCATCTGTATTAAAACCTGTTACTTGTTTTGATATGTCATATAATGAAAGGATATTATGTGCAGGGACTGAATTGGTTGAAAGTGAAGCTTTTCTTTTATTCTGGGATATACGTTCTGATAAAGTGTTAGGGAGCTATTGGGAATGTCACACAGATGATATCACCCAGGTTAAATTTAACCCTTCACAGGAAGATACTATGGCAACAGCTGCTACGGATGGACTTATTAATGTGTTTGATATTTCACAAAAGACTGAGGGGGATGCTCTTACATATTGCATGAATGCTGAAGTGACAGTTGGTAAATTGTCATGGTTGAGCAAGAATGGCCGACATGAACGATTATCTGGAATAACGGATATAGAGTCTTTGCAGTACTGGGATATCAGGGAGGCTGCACCTTTGTATAAGTACAGTAGAGGAGAGGTATGTAATGCTATGAAGTCCCTAACACCAGATGAATGCTATCTGGCCTCAGTGCACATGTCAGGTGATGGGGATAATCCTGTTGTACTGACTGGCATTTGCACGGAGGAAGCAAATAATCATCTCTGTACTTTGAAACTTGATACTCACACTGGACAATTGAAGCCACATGGGTATTTTATTTCTAAGCAGCACTTGCTAATGACACGGGCAGCTTTATACCACGTTGGGGCTGACTCGTTTGTCACTGCAGGAGAATGTGGgatagtgagggtgtggaggCCAGGGTCCACTGAATGTGTAGGCAAAACCTCTCTTACCAAGCTCACCAAAAACCAGAGATCAAAACCTTACTAG